A genomic stretch from Lepisosteus oculatus isolate fLepOcu1 chromosome 7, fLepOcu1.hap2, whole genome shotgun sequence includes:
- the irf5 gene encoding interferon regulatory factor 5 — protein sequence MSIQPRRIRLKPWLIAQVNSGKYLGLQWLDKEQKLFQIPWRHATRHMPTLEEENTIFRAWALETGKYQEGLDEPDPAKWKANLRCALNKSREFKLKYDGTKETPVEPYKIYEVCDQPYNGDAGEDEDDELPKICGLSIDPIITDPPSFSPYAPPKTEVPFINPSMNKGFGPSTLPQMPLLHNNITPNPNGSIAIGETQHPAMTLSAFQNNVPPMGNLRHGGFPHTNSSSGQGGMSHGTLPQGHTEMPQAPILPGIADSDMPAEIQPHGEVQSQPCIYDLLINPHMLPLTDLDIKFQYRGRPAGSLTVSNPQGCRLYYGNLEPTPEQVDLFGPVTLQQVLFPDTMEIPNEKQRYYTNQLLDVMDRGLILEIQGQDIYAIRLCQCKVYWSGPGVSEQSGPNPIEREKKIKVFSLNNFLQGLILYQKGENNAPPPFEIYFCFGEDWPDRKPIEKKLIIVQVIPVVARILTEMFSGELSWSTDSIRLQISNPDLKDQTVEQFKELHRLWQNQQTQTHWGLHPTTIN from the exons ATGAGCATTCAGCCTCGGAGGATCCGTCTGAAGCCCTGGCTGATTGCCCAGGTGAACAGCGGGAAGTACCTGGGGCTACAGTGGCTAGACAAAGAACAGAAACTCTTCCAGATACCCTGGCGACATGCCACTCGTCACATGCCCACCCTGGAGGAGGAGAACACTATCTTTAGG GCCTGGGCACTGGAAACTGGGAAATACCAAGAGGGCCTGGATGAGCCGGATCCGGCAAAATGGAAAGCGAACCTGCGCTGCGCCCTCAACAAGAGCCGTGAATTCAAACTGAAGTATGACGGCACCAAGGAGACCCCCGTTGAGCCTTACAAAATATACGAGGTGTGCGACCAACCGTATAACGGAG ATGCAGGtgaagatgaagatgatgaG ctaccgaAAATATGTGGACTGTCTATTG ATCCCATAATAACAGACCCACCCAGTTTTTCACCTTATGCCCCACCAAAGACAGAGGTACCATTCATCAACCCCTCAATGAACAAGGGCTTCGGCCCTAGCACCCTTCCTCAAATGCCTCTTCTGCACAACAACATTACTCCCAACCCCAATGGCAGTATTGCCATTGGAGAAACTCAACACCCAGCAATGACTTTATCTGCGTTCCAGAACAACGTTCCACCTATGGGCAATCTCAGACATGGAGGGTTTCCGCATACCAACAGTTCATCGGGGCAAGGAGGAATGAGTCACGGCACACTTCCCCAAGGGCACACTGAAATGCCACAAGCGCCAATTCTACCTGGCATTGCAGATAGCGACATGCCTGCTGAAATACAGCCTCATGGAGAAGTCCAGTCGCAGCCTTGCATTTATGATCTGCTTATCAATCCCCACATGCTTCCAT TAACAGACTTGGACATAAAGTTCCAGTATCGTGGGAGGCCAGCTGGAAGCCTGACTGTAAGCAATCCCCAGGGTTGTAGGCTTTATTATGGGAACCTGGAGCCCACACCTGAACAGGTGGATTTATTTGGACCTGTGACGCTGCAGCAGGTGCTGTTCCCTGACACAATGGAAATTCCTAACGAGAAGCAGCGATATTACACCAACCAGCTCCTGGATGTCATGGACCGAGGCCTCATTCTAGAAATCCAGGGGCAAGATATCTATGCTATCCGCCTGTGCCAGTGTAAAGTATACTGGTCAGGGCCTGGTGTCTCTGAACAATCTGGACCAAATCCTATTGAGAGAGAAAAGAAGATCAAAGTTTTCAGTCTCAACAATTTCCTTCAAG GGCTGATCTTGTACCAGAAAGGTGAAAATAATGCACCACCTCCTTTTGAAATCTACTTCTGTTTTGGGGAAGACTGGCCAGACAGAAAACCTATAGAAAAAAAGCTTATTATTGTCCAG GTGATTCCTGTGGTTGCTCGGATCCTTACAGAGATGTTTTCTGGGGAGCTCTCCTGGTCAACTGATAGCATTCGCCTTCAAATCTCCAACCCAGACCTCAAGGACCAAACAGTTGAACAATTTAAGGAGCTTCATCGGCTTTGGCAGAACCAACAGACTCAAACACATTGGGGACTTCATCCGACTACTATTAACTGA